A genomic segment from Bradyrhizobium sp. CB1015 encodes:
- a CDS encoding RT0821/Lpp0805 family surface protein, whose product MTMILIGLGAGGCSFSRNDSSAYAKGEDSDLTGSIARPAKDAPPTETDLAFTRNAASDVLSKGDKDSSQHWENPETGARGSVTPIAQSYAAEDGRKCRDFLASYVNGNTESWLQGAGCQSSRGRWEIHTLKPWRS is encoded by the coding sequence ATGACGATGATTCTGATCGGGCTTGGTGCCGGCGGCTGCAGCTTTTCCCGCAACGACAGCAGCGCCTATGCCAAGGGCGAGGACAGCGACCTCACCGGCTCGATCGCGCGGCCGGCAAAGGACGCTCCCCCGACCGAAACCGATCTCGCCTTCACCCGCAACGCCGCCTCCGACGTCCTCAGCAAGGGCGACAAGGATTCCAGCCAGCATTGGGAGAACCCGGAGACCGGGGCGCGCGGCTCGGTGACGCCCATCGCCCAGTCCTACGCCGCCGAGGACGGGCGCAAATGCCGCGACTTCCTGGCGAGCTACGTCAACGGCAACACCGAAAGCTGGCTCCAGGGCGCCGGCTGCCAAAGCAGCCGTGGCCGTTGGGAGATTCATACGCTAAAGCCGTGGCGGAGCTGA
- a CDS encoding RNA polymerase sigma factor, which yields MNAFRQSVEAMIPALRRYARALTRDADAADDLVQDTLVRALRSERLFLGGDVRSWLYTILTNLNKNRRRSLARRPQFMPLTENNPDASGTEAEGRDIERALATLVEEQRSVLLLVMLEGMSYREVADIQGVPIGTVMSRLARARAHVKASLEGERTALRRVK from the coding sequence ATGAATGCGTTTCGCCAGAGTGTGGAAGCCATGATCCCGGCGTTGCGCCGGTATGCCCGCGCGCTCACACGCGATGCGGATGCGGCCGACGATCTGGTCCAGGACACGTTGGTACGCGCGCTGCGTTCGGAGCGGCTGTTCCTCGGAGGCGACGTCAGGAGCTGGCTCTACACGATCCTGACCAACCTCAACAAGAACCGGCGCCGTTCCCTGGCAAGGCGGCCGCAATTCATGCCGCTGACGGAGAACAACCCGGATGCCAGCGGGACCGAGGCCGAAGGACGCGACATCGAGAGGGCGCTGGCTACTCTCGTCGAGGAGCAGCGTTCGGTGCTGCTCCTGGTGATGCTGGAAGGCATGAGCTACCGGGAGGTTGCCGACATCCAGGGCGTGCCGATCGGCACCGTGATGTCGCGCCTGGCACGCGCAAGAGCCCACGTCAAAGCCTCGCTGGAGGGTGAGCGGACGGCGCTCAGGCGGGTGAAATGA
- a CDS encoding MFS transporter: protein MTTPKAVRTTLPRGIWVLGFVSMLMDISSEMIHALLPVYLVTVLGASTLTVGFIEGIAEATASITKIFSGALSDWLGRRKLLAALGYGLAAFTKPLFPLAPSVGWLVAARFIDRVGKGIRGAPRDALIADIAPVGLRGASFGLRQSLDTIGAFVGPLAAIGLMWWTADNFALVFWVAVLPAFLSFGLIAFAVKEPEPDPSRKPAENPLNLAAMRQLGAVYWRVVAVGVVFTLARFSEAFLILRAQNIGLNVMWVPAVLVLMNVVYALSAYPAGVLSDRINRTGLLALGLVFLAGADLVLALLPNLAGLALGVVLWGLHMGLSQGLLSALVADAAPPALRGTAFGYFNLFTGLALLAASVIAGALWDAYGPAGTFLAGLGFALVSVVGLLAVGNGLAVASK from the coding sequence ATGACGACACCGAAGGCCGTGCGCACCACGCTGCCCAGGGGAATCTGGGTGCTCGGCTTCGTCTCGATGCTGATGGACATCTCCTCCGAGATGATCCACGCGCTGCTGCCGGTCTATCTCGTCACCGTGCTCGGCGCCTCCACGCTCACCGTCGGCTTCATCGAGGGCATTGCCGAGGCGACCGCCTCGATCACCAAGATCTTCTCCGGTGCGCTGTCGGACTGGCTCGGCCGCCGCAAGCTGCTCGCCGCGCTCGGCTATGGGCTGGCCGCCTTCACCAAGCCGCTGTTCCCGCTCGCGCCCAGCGTCGGATGGCTGGTTGCCGCGCGCTTCATCGATCGCGTCGGCAAGGGCATTCGCGGCGCGCCGCGCGATGCGCTGATCGCCGATATCGCCCCCGTCGGCCTGCGCGGCGCAAGCTTTGGCCTGCGGCAATCGCTCGACACGATCGGCGCCTTCGTCGGGCCGCTCGCGGCGATCGGCCTGATGTGGTGGACGGCAGACAATTTCGCCCTCGTATTCTGGGTGGCGGTGCTGCCGGCATTCCTGTCCTTTGGGTTGATCGCGTTCGCGGTGAAGGAGCCGGAGCCCGATCCGAGCCGAAAACCTGCGGAAAATCCGCTCAATCTCGCCGCGATGCGCCAGCTCGGAGCGGTCTATTGGCGCGTCGTCGCCGTGGGCGTGGTGTTCACGCTCGCGCGCTTCAGCGAGGCCTTCCTGATCCTGCGCGCGCAGAACATCGGCCTCAATGTGATGTGGGTGCCGGCCGTGCTGGTACTGATGAATGTCGTCTACGCGCTCTCGGCCTATCCGGCCGGCGTGCTCTCGGACCGAATCAACCGGACCGGCCTGCTCGCGCTCGGCCTCGTCTTCCTCGCCGGCGCCGACCTCGTGCTGGCGCTGTTGCCGAATCTGGCTGGCCTCGCGCTCGGCGTCGTGCTGTGGGGGCTGCATATGGGGCTGTCGCAGGGGCTGCTCTCCGCCCTTGTCGCCGACGCCGCGCCGCCCGCCTTGCGCGGCACCGCCTTCGGCTATTTCAACCTGTTCACCGGGCTTGCCTTGCTGGCTGCGAGCGTGATCGCGGGTGCGCTGTGGGACGCCTATGGACCGGCGGGAACGTTTCTTGCCGGGCTCGGCTTCGCGCTGGTTTCGGTGGTGGGATTGCTTGCGGTCGGCAACGGTCTTGCGGTAGCGAGCAAGTGA
- a CDS encoding anti-sigma factor — MNDRNIPVTEDELHAYVDGELPAERRADVEAFLAAHPEDAERVQSWRTMAEMLHARYDSVAHEPVPARLELERLERRPRQWLYGAAAAVLVAFLAGGAAGWLAHGAANAPSTFQSFTADALGAHRLYVVEVRHPVEVGGNERDHLQAWLTRRCGWTVFAPNLEASGLKLVGGRLLPGPNGPASFLMYEGASGERYTIYSAKTENGATQMRYAKTDKDGALFWAERGVGYVVSGSSDRERLTRVAQAVYDQAEKNGT; from the coding sequence ATGAACGACCGCAACATCCCAGTGACCGAGGACGAACTGCACGCCTATGTCGACGGCGAGCTGCCGGCTGAGCGACGCGCCGACGTCGAGGCCTTTCTTGCCGCCCACCCCGAGGACGCCGAGCGGGTGCAGTCCTGGCGGACCATGGCCGAGATGCTGCACGCCCGTTACGATTCGGTGGCCCATGAGCCGGTGCCCGCACGGCTCGAGCTCGAGCGGCTGGAGCGCCGCCCGCGGCAATGGCTCTACGGCGCCGCTGCGGCCGTGTTGGTTGCCTTCCTCGCCGGCGGCGCCGCCGGCTGGCTGGCGCATGGCGCCGCCAACGCACCCTCGACCTTCCAGAGCTTTACGGCGGACGCGCTCGGCGCCCACCGCCTCTACGTCGTGGAGGTCCGCCACCCCGTGGAGGTCGGCGGCAACGAGCGCGATCACTTGCAGGCCTGGTTGACCCGGCGCTGCGGCTGGACCGTGTTCGCGCCGAACCTGGAGGCGAGCGGGCTGAAGCTGGTCGGCGGCCGGCTTCTGCCGGGACCGAACGGTCCGGCGTCGTTCCTGATGTACGAGGGCGCCTCGGGCGAGCGGTACACGATCTACAGCGCCAAGACCGAGAATGGTGCAACGCAAATGCGCTACGCCAAGACGGACAAGGACGGCGCGTTGTTCTGGGCCGAGCGCGGCGTCGGCTACGTCGTCAGCGGCAGCAGTGATCGCGAGCGGCTGACCAGGGTGGCGCAGGCCGTCTACGACCAAGCAGAGAAAAACGGCACCTAG
- the clpS gene encoding ATP-dependent Clp protease adapter ClpS, with amino-acid sequence MNDAVTKPKTRTKTKVERPKLHKVILINDDYTPREFVTMVLKAEFRMTEAQAYKVMITAHKLGACVVAVFTKDVAETKATRATDAGRAKGYPLLFTTEPEE; translated from the coding sequence ATGAACGACGCCGTTACCAAGCCGAAAACCAGGACGAAGACCAAGGTCGAGCGACCGAAGCTGCACAAGGTCATCCTGATCAACGACGACTACACGCCGCGTGAGTTCGTCACGATGGTGCTGAAGGCCGAATTCCGCATGACCGAGGCTCAGGCCTACAAGGTGATGATTACGGCCCACAAGCTTGGCGCCTGCGTCGTCGCCGTGTTCACCAAGGACGTCGCCGAGACCAAGGCCACGCGCGCCACCGATGCCGGCCGGGCCAAGGGCTATCCGCTATTGTTCACGACAGAGCCTGAGGAATAA
- a CDS encoding DUF190 domain-containing protein, which yields MQIPDQAVSLRIFIGESDHYDGKPLYEAIVMTARERHLAGATVLRGPMGFGKSSRLHTSKILRLSEDLPLLIEIVDSEDNINAFLPILDGMMSSGLITLEKVQVLQYGAKAAG from the coding sequence ATGCAAATCCCCGATCAGGCTGTTTCGCTCCGGATCTTCATCGGCGAGAGCGACCATTATGACGGCAAGCCGCTCTATGAGGCGATTGTGATGACCGCGCGCGAGCGACATCTGGCCGGCGCCACCGTGCTGCGCGGTCCGATGGGCTTCGGCAAGTCCAGCCGGCTGCACACCTCGAAGATCCTGCGGCTGTCGGAAGACCTGCCGCTGCTGATCGAGATCGTCGACAGCGAGGACAACATCAATGCATTCCTGCCCATCCTGGACGGCATGATGTCGAGCGGGCTGATCACCTTGGAGAAGGTGCAGGTCCTGCAATATGGTGCGAAGGCCGCAGGCTGA
- the crcB gene encoding fluoride efflux transporter CrcB: MNSPADRWRIALLYAWVAAGSVVGGLTRYLVGLALDTGPGFPFATLFINATGSLIIGFYATLTGPDGRMLARPEHRQFVMTGFCGGYTTFSAFSLETFRLLHGSMKYTALAYVAASVICWLVSVWAGHMMASRYNRLTRS; encoded by the coding sequence ATGAACTCTCCCGCCGATCGTTGGCGCATTGCGCTGCTCTATGCCTGGGTCGCCGCCGGCAGCGTCGTCGGCGGCCTGACGCGTTATCTGGTCGGGCTTGCGCTCGACACGGGGCCGGGCTTTCCCTTCGCGACCCTGTTCATCAACGCGACGGGATCGCTGATCATCGGCTTCTACGCGACGCTGACCGGCCCCGACGGCCGCATGCTGGCCCGGCCCGAGCACCGGCAGTTCGTCATGACCGGGTTCTGCGGCGGCTACACCACCTTCTCGGCCTTCAGCCTGGAGACCTTCCGCCTGCTCCACGGCAGCATGAAGTACACCGCGCTCGCCTATGTCGCGGCGTCCGTGATCTGCTGGCTGGTGTCGGTATGGGCAGGGCATATGATGGCGAGCCGCTACAATCGCTTGACAAGGAGCTGA
- a CDS encoding DUF1194 domain-containing protein: MRLLFSIGAVLVAGMFAGGGIAAPGPKFESSRNQPQRLAADKDAQTVDVELILAVDVSYSMDMDELAIQREGYAQAIQSKEFLQALKLGPNGRIAVTYFEWAASSDQKIIIPWRLVDGPETADAVAAEIMKTPIRRASRTSISGAINFAMPLFDEDPYRGLRRVIDISGDGPNNNGGPVTVARDAALEKGIVINGLPIMVKEPSYSTMDIDNLDFYYEDCVIGGPGSFVITIKDRDKFKEAIRTKLLMEVAGRTPERPVMRVADKEPRVNCLIGEKIWSDRWGR; the protein is encoded by the coding sequence ATGCGTTTGCTGTTCTCGATCGGGGCTGTGCTGGTGGCCGGCATGTTTGCCGGAGGGGGCATCGCGGCACCAGGACCCAAATTCGAATCGTCCAGAAATCAACCGCAGCGGCTTGCGGCCGACAAGGACGCGCAGACCGTCGATGTCGAGCTGATCCTCGCGGTCGACGTGTCCTACTCCATGGACATGGACGAGCTCGCGATCCAGCGCGAGGGCTACGCCCAGGCGATCCAGTCGAAGGAGTTCCTGCAGGCGCTGAAGCTCGGCCCGAACGGCCGTATCGCGGTGACCTATTTCGAGTGGGCCGCCTCCAGCGACCAGAAAATCATCATTCCCTGGCGGCTGGTCGATGGTCCGGAGACGGCGGACGCGGTTGCCGCCGAGATCATGAAGACGCCGATCCGGCGCGCTTCGCGCACCTCGATCTCCGGCGCGATCAACTTCGCGATGCCGCTGTTCGACGAGGATCCCTATCGCGGCCTGCGCCGTGTCATCGACATTTCCGGCGACGGTCCGAACAACAATGGCGGTCCGGTCACGGTGGCGCGCGATGCCGCCCTGGAGAAGGGCATCGTCATCAACGGCCTGCCGATCATGGTCAAGGAGCCGTCCTATTCGACCATGGATATCGACAATCTCGATTTCTACTACGAGGACTGTGTCATCGGGGGGCCGGGCTCCTTCGTCATCACGATCAAGGACCGCGACAAGTTCAAGGAAGCGATCCGCACCAAGCTGCTGATGGAAGTCGCCGGCCGCACGCCGGAGCGCCCGGTGATGCGCGTCGCCGACAAGGAGCCCCGCGTCAATTGCCTCATCGGCGAGAAGATCTGGTCCGATCGCTGGGGACGGTGA
- the fabI gene encoding enoyl-ACP reductase FabI produces MAQNSGLMQGKRGVILGVANNRSIAWGIAKACHAAGAELAFTYQGDALKKRVEPLAAEIGGLVLGHCDVTDAATIDAAFAVLKEKWGKIDFLVHAIAYGEQLDGRYVDTTQENFSKSMLISCYSFTAVAQRAEKLMTDGGSLITLSYYGAEKWMPHYNVMGVAKAALEASVRYLAADLGEKNIRVNAISAGPIKTLAASGIGDFRYILKWNETNAPMRRNVSTEDVGGSALYFLSDLSRGVTGEVHHVDSGYHVLGMKRPDAPDISLGG; encoded by the coding sequence ATGGCGCAGAATTCGGGTCTGATGCAAGGAAAGCGCGGGGTCATCCTCGGCGTCGCCAACAACCGCTCGATCGCCTGGGGCATCGCCAAGGCATGCCACGCCGCGGGTGCCGAGCTCGCCTTCACCTATCAGGGCGATGCACTGAAGAAGCGCGTCGAGCCGCTCGCCGCCGAGATCGGCGGCCTCGTGCTCGGCCATTGCGACGTCACGGATGCCGCGACGATCGATGCCGCCTTCGCGGTGCTGAAGGAAAAGTGGGGCAAGATCGACTTTCTGGTCCATGCGATCGCCTATGGCGAGCAGCTCGACGGCCGCTATGTCGACACCACGCAGGAGAATTTTTCGAAGTCGATGCTGATCTCCTGCTATTCGTTCACGGCGGTGGCGCAGCGGGCCGAGAAGCTGATGACGGATGGCGGCTCGCTGATCACGCTCTCCTATTACGGCGCCGAGAAGTGGATGCCGCATTACAACGTGATGGGCGTGGCCAAGGCGGCGCTGGAAGCGAGCGTGCGCTACCTCGCCGCCGATCTCGGCGAGAAGAACATCCGCGTCAACGCGATCTCGGCAGGTCCCATCAAGACGCTGGCGGCATCCGGCATCGGTGACTTCCGCTATATCCTGAAGTGGAACGAGACCAACGCGCCGATGCGGCGCAACGTCTCCACCGAAGACGTCGGCGGCAGCGCGCTGTATTTCCTCTCCGACCTCTCGCGCGGCGTCACCGGCGAGGTGCACCACGTCGATTCCGGCTACCACGTGCTCGGCATGAAGCGGCCGGATGCGCCTGATATCTCGCTTGGCGGGTAG
- a CDS encoding histidine phosphatase family protein, translated as MPGPTIYYLRHGETEWNALGRLQGTRDVLLNARGRSQAVQAGGVLAELFKRDGRDKAALAYVSSPLGRARQTMEFARGKLELPPADYALDDRLREIGYGTWEGLTLAESQAKDPDVYARRLADKWTVGPAGGETYADVQVRVRAWYDQLWTDTVAVAHGGTCRALMVSLGLETPASAAELYIEQGAVYVFRDGRLEKFS; from the coding sequence ATGCCCGGGCCTACGATCTACTATCTTCGCCACGGCGAGACCGAGTGGAATGCGCTCGGCAGGCTTCAGGGCACCAGGGACGTTCTGCTGAACGCGCGCGGCCGCAGCCAGGCCGTGCAGGCCGGGGGCGTGCTGGCCGAACTGTTCAAGCGCGACGGGCGCGACAAGGCCGCGCTGGCTTACGTGTCGAGCCCGCTCGGCCGTGCGCGCCAGACCATGGAGTTCGCGCGCGGCAAGCTCGAATTGCCGCCTGCCGATTACGCGCTCGACGATCGTCTGCGCGAGATCGGCTACGGCACCTGGGAGGGCTTGACGCTGGCTGAGAGCCAGGCGAAGGATCCGGACGTCTATGCGAGGCGCCTCGCCGACAAATGGACCGTGGGACCTGCGGGCGGGGAGACCTACGCCGACGTGCAGGTCCGCGTGCGCGCCTGGTACGACCAACTCTGGACCGACACCGTCGCGGTGGCCCATGGCGGGACCTGCCGGGCCCTGATGGTGTCCCTGGGGCTGGAGACACCCGCCAGCGCCGCCGAGCTCTATATCGAGCAGGGCGCCGTCTACGTGTTCCGCGACGGGCGGCTGGAGAAGTTCAGTTGA
- a CDS encoding J domain-containing protein: MRDPYEVLGVPRSASAAAIKSAYRKLAKKHHPDSNKGDSKAAERFAEINSANEILGDEDKRKQFDRGEIDADGKPRFQGFPGGGGPRGRAGPGGFESYTFRSGGAGGPGGGAFEDILNSMFGGGMRGARPGAGGGAQFEFDTGGIGLDLDVNVAMSVSLEEAVKGGEKRVRLPTGKELNVKIPPGVTEGQQIRLRGQGESAQGHPPGDLLITINIAPHPFFRVEGADLRIDLPVTLYEAVLGGKVRVPTLGNAVELSVPKNTSSGRTFRLKGKGLPKSGGTGDLFVTIRIMLPDGNDAELEALMEKWRDQHPYNPRSGLG, from the coding sequence ATGCGCGACCCCTATGAGGTCTTGGGGGTGCCGCGGAGCGCCAGCGCTGCCGCGATCAAGAGCGCCTATCGCAAGCTGGCCAAGAAGCACCATCCGGACAGCAACAAGGGTGATTCGAAGGCGGCCGAACGCTTCGCCGAGATCAACTCGGCCAACGAGATCCTCGGCGACGAGGACAAGCGCAAGCAGTTTGACCGCGGCGAGATCGACGCCGATGGCAAGCCGCGCTTCCAGGGTTTTCCCGGCGGCGGCGGCCCTCGCGGCCGCGCCGGCCCTGGCGGGTTCGAAAGCTATACGTTCCGAAGCGGCGGTGCGGGCGGCCCGGGCGGGGGCGCGTTCGAGGACATCCTCAACAGCATGTTCGGCGGCGGGATGCGCGGCGCGCGGCCCGGAGCCGGCGGCGGTGCCCAGTTCGAGTTCGACACCGGCGGCATCGGGCTCGATCTCGACGTCAACGTCGCCATGAGCGTCTCGCTGGAAGAGGCGGTCAAGGGCGGCGAGAAGCGTGTGCGGCTGCCGACGGGCAAGGAGCTCAACGTCAAGATTCCGCCCGGAGTCACCGAGGGCCAGCAGATCCGGCTGCGGGGACAGGGCGAAAGCGCGCAGGGCCATCCGCCCGGCGATCTCCTGATCACCATCAACATCGCGCCGCACCCGTTCTTCAGGGTCGAGGGCGCCGACCTCAGGATCGACCTGCCTGTCACGCTCTACGAGGCGGTGCTCGGCGGCAAGGTCCGCGTGCCCACCCTCGGCAATGCCGTGGAGCTCTCGGTCCCCAAGAACACCTCCAGCGGCCGGACCTTCCGTCTCAAGGGCAAGGGTCTGCCGAAATCCGGCGGGACCGGGGATCTCTTCGTCACCATCCGGATTATGCTACCGGACGGGAACGACGCCGAGCTTGAAGCATTGATGGAGAAGTGGCGGGACCAACACCCCTACAATCCACGTAGCGGGCTTGGTTAG
- a CDS encoding adenylate/guanylate cyclase domain-containing protein yields the protein MNSSELQRICNWLIDGAWAAQEPAVGIAHFCERLVAAGLPLTRFGIFIRTLHPEVFGRNFIWRQGQGVEIGSVDFEILDTPQFARSPLRVVFEQGIEVRGRASDANSKRFPFLEDMRAEGATDYIAVPVPFLDGSIHATSWITQQPGGFSDDDIAVIRTVIAPLARISEIITMRRTAEMLLDTYVGNRAGARILGGQIRRGHNDTMQAAIWLSDLRGFTALSDRLPPETVVQILNHYFDCQVAAIRDHGGEVLKFMGDGLLAVFPIDEYVGDAAHVCAGVLEAARESRASVEALAVPVGDAVERFRFGVALHVGNILYGNIGGGNRLDFTCIGPAVNLAARLEKITGRLGRTVVASEGFANACRHDWHELGEFPIAGFSRAQRVYGLAEETQALVG from the coding sequence ATGAACAGCTCCGAGCTTCAGCGCATCTGCAACTGGCTGATCGACGGCGCCTGGGCGGCGCAGGAGCCGGCCGTAGGGATTGCCCATTTCTGCGAACGTCTGGTCGCGGCCGGCCTGCCGCTGACGCGTTTCGGCATCTTCATCCGCACGCTGCATCCCGAAGTCTTCGGCCGCAACTTCATCTGGCGGCAGGGGCAGGGGGTTGAAATCGGCAGCGTCGATTTCGAGATCCTGGACACGCCCCAATTCGCCCGCAGCCCGCTCCGCGTCGTGTTCGAGCAGGGGATCGAGGTCCGGGGACGCGCAAGCGATGCAAACAGCAAGCGATTTCCGTTCCTCGAGGACATGCGCGCCGAAGGCGCCACCGACTATATCGCGGTGCCGGTGCCTTTTCTCGACGGCTCCATCCACGCGACGAGCTGGATCACGCAGCAGCCCGGTGGCTTCAGCGACGACGACATCGCGGTGATCCGAACCGTCATCGCGCCGCTGGCGCGCATCAGCGAGATCATCACCATGCGCCGCACCGCCGAGATGCTGCTCGACACCTATGTCGGCAACCGCGCCGGCGCGCGCATCCTCGGCGGCCAGATCCGCCGCGGTCACAACGACACCATGCAGGCTGCGATCTGGCTGTCCGATCTGCGCGGCTTCACCGCGCTGTCGGACCGGCTGCCGCCCGAGACGGTGGTCCAGATCCTCAATCATTATTTCGACTGTCAGGTCGCCGCAATTCGCGATCATGGCGGCGAGGTGTTGAAGTTCATGGGCGACGGCCTGCTCGCCGTGTTTCCGATCGACGAATATGTCGGCGATGCCGCCCATGTCTGCGCGGGCGTGCTGGAGGCGGCGCGTGAATCCCGCGCCAGCGTCGAAGCGCTCGCCGTTCCGGTCGGGGATGCCGTCGAGCGCTTCCGTTTCGGCGTCGCGCTGCACGTCGGCAACATCCTCTACGGCAATATCGGCGGCGGCAACCGGCTGGACTTCACCTGCATCGGCCCAGCGGTCAATCTCGCCGCAAGGCTGGAGAAGATCACGGGACGCCTGGGTCGCACCGTCGTCGCTTCGGAAGGTTTCGCCAATGCCTGCCGTCACGACTGGCACGAGCTCGGCGAATTTCCGATCGCGGGATTTTCCAGGGCGCAGCGCGTGTACGGGCTAGCGGAGGAGACGCAGGCGTTGGTCGGGTGA
- the aroC gene encoding chorismate synthase has protein sequence MSFNTFGHLFRVTTFGESHGVAIGCVVDGCPPMIPLTEADIQRDLDRRRPGQSRFTTQRQEPDQVKILSGVMAHPETGVQVTTGTPIGLLIENTDQRSKDYSEIKDKFRPGHADFTYEAKYGLRDYRGGGRSSARETAMRVAAGAIARKVLPDVKVRGALVQIGPHKIDRDKWDWDEVARNPFFCPDKDKAAFFETYLDGIRKSGSSIGAVIEVVAEGVPAGLGAPIYAKLDSDLAGAMMTINAVKGVEIGAGFGAAELTGEENADEMRSGNDGTRFLSNHAGGVLGGISTGQPVVVRFAVKPTSSILQPRLTVDRQGTETEIFTKGRHDPCVGIRAVPVGEAMMACVLADHFLRDRGQVGR, from the coding sequence ATGTCCTTCAACACTTTCGGCCACCTGTTCCGCGTCACCACCTTCGGCGAGAGCCATGGGGTGGCGATCGGCTGCGTGGTCGACGGCTGCCCGCCGATGATCCCGCTCACCGAGGCCGACATCCAGCGGGATCTCGACCGCCGCCGTCCAGGCCAGTCGCGCTTCACCACCCAGCGCCAGGAGCCGGACCAGGTGAAGATCCTCTCCGGCGTGATGGCGCATCCGGAGACCGGCGTGCAGGTGACGACGGGCACGCCGATCGGCCTTTTGATCGAGAACACCGACCAGCGCTCGAAGGATTATTCCGAGATCAAGGACAAGTTTCGTCCCGGTCATGCCGACTTCACCTATGAGGCGAAGTACGGCCTGCGCGATTATCGCGGCGGCGGGCGCTCCTCGGCGCGCGAGACCGCGATGCGCGTTGCCGCCGGCGCCATCGCACGGAAAGTGCTGCCGGACGTGAAGGTGCGGGGCGCGCTGGTGCAGATCGGCCCGCACAAGATCGATCGCGACAAGTGGGACTGGGACGAGGTCGCCAGAAATCCGTTCTTCTGTCCCGACAAGGACAAGGCCGCGTTCTTCGAGACCTATCTCGACGGCATCCGCAAGAGCGGCTCCTCGATCGGCGCGGTGATCGAGGTCGTCGCCGAAGGCGTGCCGGCAGGTCTCGGCGCGCCGATCTACGCTAAGCTCGATTCCGATCTGGCGGGCGCGATGATGACCATCAATGCGGTGAAGGGCGTCGAGATCGGCGCCGGCTTCGGCGCGGCAGAACTGACTGGTGAGGAGAATGCCGACGAGATGCGCTCCGGCAATGACGGCACGCGCTTCCTCTCCAACCACGCCGGCGGCGTGCTGGGCGGCATCTCCACCGGACAGCCCGTGGTGGTGCGTTTCGCGGTGAAGCCGACCTCGTCGATCCTGCAGCCGCGTCTCACCGTCGATCGCCAAGGCACCGAGACCGAGATCTTCACCAAGGGCCGCCATGACCCCTGCGTCGGCATCCGTGCCGTTCCCGTCGGCGAGGCCATGATGGCCTGCGTGCTCGCCGATCACTTCCTGCGTGATCGCGGGCAGGTGGGACGTTGA
- the crcB gene encoding fluoride efflux transporter CrcB, producing the protein MIGSALGGCARYFVSGVIARRLGETFPWGTMTINVTGAFLIGMFGALATHPGSAFAAPTPWLFAVTGFLGCYTTVSSFSLQTLTLARSEPMHALGNILLSVGLCLTAVSCGFLLADGLGG; encoded by the coding sequence ATGATCGGCAGCGCCCTCGGGGGCTGCGCGCGCTATTTCGTCTCCGGTGTGATCGCGCGGCGGCTGGGCGAAACGTTTCCGTGGGGCACCATGACCATCAACGTCACCGGCGCCTTCCTGATCGGCATGTTCGGCGCGCTGGCGACCCATCCCGGCTCGGCCTTCGCCGCGCCCACTCCATGGCTGTTCGCGGTGACCGGTTTTCTCGGCTGCTACACCACGGTGTCCTCGTTCAGCCTGCAAACGCTGACGCTCGCGCGCAGCGAGCCGATGCATGCGCTCGGGAATATCTTGCTCTCAGTCGGGCTGTGCCTCACCGCTGTCAGTTGCGGCTTCCTCCTTGCAGACGGTCTGGGAGGCTAG